From the genome of Vicia villosa cultivar HV-30 ecotype Madison, WI linkage group LG2, Vvil1.0, whole genome shotgun sequence, one region includes:
- the LOC131649961 gene encoding uncharacterized protein LOC131649961, translating into MTTNLAETMNSVLKATQNLPITSLVQSTYFWLGASFGKRDHEWTKILASGQTFTDNCINGMAGELYKYASLYTPASKHLSISKLSLKKSSIFLLPFLRRRRHDPPPAPPVHSLHQCSKGCSMQFTPKSSTTCQHKSMFPKGSSMKLL; encoded by the exons ATGACGACTAACTTGGCTGAAACAATGAACTCCGTGCTAAAGGCAACCCAAAACCTTCCAATAACTTCTCTGGTTCAGTCTACATATTTTTGGCTGGGAGCATCGTTTGGTAAACGCGATCATGAATGGACAAAGATCTTGGCATCTGGTCAAACTTTTACAGATAACTGCATCAATGGAATGGCTGGAGAA TTGTACAAGTATGCTTCTTTATATACTCCTGCCTCAAAACATCTTTCCATCTCTAAACTCTCCCTCAAAAAATCCTCAATATTCCTCCTGCCTTTCCTCCGTCGGCGGCGTCATGACCCACCACCAGCACCACCAGTCCATTCACTTCATCAGTGCTCTAAG GGATGTTCAATGCAATTCACCCCGAAATCTTCAACAACTTGTCAACACAAATCAATGTTTCCAAAG GGAAGCTCGATGAAACTACtatga